A stretch of the Channa argus isolate prfri chromosome 9, Channa argus male v1.0, whole genome shotgun sequence genome encodes the following:
- the LOC137133504 gene encoding uncharacterized protein isoform X1 codes for MSCVSPGKQSCQTHRSAVPDNPEDEMTAWLLWMVLACLSDGAVAKCSVESVNEGSDFRKVSCPPLMPGPQQLKYLLLFNDSRVAQMQIEMPDSAGGQLSANFDVTASRDGLYVCKMEVTYPPPFKEDCHSFQVKVNRTEKQHVVAISSINSTTPPTTTPTCPGRSSFIPEVVLYAACGVLLVYSLAVTCITIITWRKMKENKEDTCVYMNTRPADPRKNYRV; via the exons ATGAGTTGTGTTTCCCCAGGGAAGCAG AGCTGTCAGACGCACCGATCGGCAGTGCCAGACAATCCAGAGGACGAGATGACGGCGTGGCTCCTGTGGATGGTGTTGGCTTGTCTGAGTGATGGAGCAGTCGCAAAGTGCTCGG TTGAGTCGGTGAACGAGGGATCAGATTTCAGGAAAGTGTCCTGCCCGCCGCTCATGCCAGGGCCCCAGCAGTTAAAGTACCTGCTCCTGTTCAACGACAGCAGAGTCGCCCAAATGCAAATCGAAATG CCTGATTCTGCGGGAGGTCAGTTGTCCGCTAACTTTGATGTCACAGCCAGTCGAGATGGGTTGTACGTCTGCAAGATGGAGGTGACTTATCCTCCACCATTCAAAGAGGACTGTCACTCCTTTCAAGTCAAAGTGAACAGAACAG AAAAGCAGCATGTCGTTGCAATCAGTAGCATCAATAGCACAACCCCACCAACCACCACCCCCACCTGTCCAGGCAGGTCTTCATTCATACCCGAGGTGGTGCTGTATGCAGCATGTGGTGTCTTATTGGTCTACAGCCTGGCTGTCACCTGCATCACCATTATTACATGG aggaagatgaaggaaAACAAGGAGGACACGTGTGTGTACATGAACACCAGACCCGCAGATCCCAGGAAAAACTACAGAGTTTAA
- the LOC137133504 gene encoding T-cell-specific surface glycoprotein CD28-like isoform X2, with product MTAWLLWMVLACLSDGAVAKCSVESVNEGSDFRKVSCPPLMPGPQQLKYLLLFNDSRVAQMQIEMPDSAGGQLSANFDVTASRDGLYVCKMEVTYPPPFKEDCHSFQVKVNRTEKQHVVAISSINSTTPPTTTPTCPGRSSFIPEVVLYAACGVLLVYSLAVTCITIITWRKMKENKEDTCVYMNTRPADPRKNYRV from the exons ATGACGGCGTGGCTCCTGTGGATGGTGTTGGCTTGTCTGAGTGATGGAGCAGTCGCAAAGTGCTCGG TTGAGTCGGTGAACGAGGGATCAGATTTCAGGAAAGTGTCCTGCCCGCCGCTCATGCCAGGGCCCCAGCAGTTAAAGTACCTGCTCCTGTTCAACGACAGCAGAGTCGCCCAAATGCAAATCGAAATG CCTGATTCTGCGGGAGGTCAGTTGTCCGCTAACTTTGATGTCACAGCCAGTCGAGATGGGTTGTACGTCTGCAAGATGGAGGTGACTTATCCTCCACCATTCAAAGAGGACTGTCACTCCTTTCAAGTCAAAGTGAACAGAACAG AAAAGCAGCATGTCGTTGCAATCAGTAGCATCAATAGCACAACCCCACCAACCACCACCCCCACCTGTCCAGGCAGGTCTTCATTCATACCCGAGGTGGTGCTGTATGCAGCATGTGGTGTCTTATTGGTCTACAGCCTGGCTGTCACCTGCATCACCATTATTACATGG aggaagatgaaggaaAACAAGGAGGACACGTGTGTGTACATGAACACCAGACCCGCAGATCCCAGGAAAAACTACAGAGTTTAA